Genomic window (Falco cherrug isolate bFalChe1 chromosome 4, bFalChe1.pri, whole genome shotgun sequence):
GTCCTGTTATTAACAGGTCCATGAATTCCTCGCTCTAGCAGAAGACAAGAAGACTGCATTGAAATGGCAACTTCTTTTGGAACGAagcaagatttattttaaagttagtatttaatgttaatttaaaacagtGGCTGTTTCTCATTCGGTAGTATATTTAGTACTGATTCCATGTCAAGTCtgctgaacttttaaaaataaggattaGGTTTTGTACATATTCTGAATATTCCAGCACTCTGTCGGAATTCCAACACAGGGGATGTCCCTGCAGGATCAGATGTGCAGGCCTCTTTCAGGAGAACTATGGAAGACACAAACTGCTCTTAGCCAATACTGATTAAGGAGCTGGTATTTCAAAAGCATGCATATGTGACTTCCTCAGCCACTGGCTTCTATGGCTGTAGGTTTATAATGAATAAAGTTAACAGTACCTGTTTGCAAGAAGGCAGCACAGTTAATATATGTAACAGATTGTATGGTATATGGCGTCACCCAAGTATATTTCTCAGTCAcctgtatttttagaaataatgcAATTAGGTGTGTCTAAAATCTGCAGTTCTCCTTAAAGCAACAACAATATTGGATTCACACACGTGGAGCAATTGTTAAAAGATCTGCTATTATTTGCAGCATCCATTTTTAATTGCATGCTGTATACTGGACTAGATTCCTTTTTCATAAACTGCCTGTTCTAGACAACTCTAAACTGACTCCCTTTTTAAACTCACCCTTCTCACCAAAACTGTGCTTACTCTCCCATCTCCCCTACCCTTTGGCTctatttccaggaaaaaatggaagtgttttattttagcagtgGCAGGTATATAGCATGACATGTGTGTACTCATacataaaataatgtaaaataagtATAACCAAATCTGTCAATTAAACATGCTGTGTGATTTTTGAAAACAATGTATTTCAAAGTGCTACACAGCAGTAGAAACAAAGACCGTTATTTTTACAGGTTACTTTGTCATCCACTTGGAGAACTGGACTGAAAGTGAATGTTCTTTCATGCAAACTGGCAGACCCTAGAGAGGCGAGTTGGAGCTtgttgggaaaagagactggaAATAAGAGATTACACTATTAATAACAGCTAGGAAAAATACTCTCTTTGCTGTATTTGTAGAAGTAGAATGCTGTTGTTGTATTTCACCAAGTATGTTCTGACAGTAAAGAAGGAATATGCATGACTAATGCCTATAATTGGGCTTCTGTGTTGATCTTTTTCAGGTTATTGTACTTTAAAAAGTGTACTAGGGCCTCAGCTTAAGAAAAGATAGTTCTACTGAATTCAGCTCCTTAGAAGTGGAGTGTAAGCTTTCTTCACTTGGTTTAGAATACCtttgaaaaaatcagaaataaacagTACAATACAGGTCTGAGCTGCTCTGTTTTCAACTGTCTGCTAATTTTGTGCTAGTTTTGTCTTAGTGCAAAATTAAAGCCTCACTTTGAAATACTGCCTGGGTTTGTGGTGCGTGTTGGTAAGTCCAAACACGGAACTTTCGGCAGCTGCAGAGGCTTGGAAATAGCCATGGTGTTTGcaaggctgcttttctttggGGCAGACTAAGTCTTATTAGAAGAGACTAATCAATTTCCAGGGACCTCTGACAACCAATCAAGCTAAGACTATATGAGTGGCAGAGAAAAAGGGCTCTTCATTAGCAAGACAGTTGTTCTTAGCCAAACATAAAGAACCCAGGTATGCTTATAATATGCCTTTatccatgtttttttctttcctattttttaatctatttctgTCCTTAGCATCCCCTGCAGCTGGTGCACCGGTCCTCACCACGTGAGCGTATGGGGACTTATTTCAAATGGTGGGAAGATACCAGGGCCGCCTTTTACAAAGTATTTGTTAGGTTAAATACCCTGCGGAACTCAGATTACACTTGGTGCACTACCTACCTGTTAAAGCAACATGgcacacagaaaacaactaCGGAAACAGTAAATTTTAACAAGTAATCCACCAAGATTGCATCCTCCTACTCATGTGAGTGGGAACAAGGGACTaaaagcacaccaaaaaaaattgACCATGTTGGGTCACTGCATCTCTCCTGTTGCAGCAACAAACAACGTCAACCCTTTCCAGCCGTAACAGGTAATATTCTCGTGAATGTTTCCAGTGAGTTTAATTACAGCTCAGCTCCGCGGTCAATAAACAGTGCTGACGGCCAAACTACAAATGATGTGTTGTTGCTGTTGCCATAGATGGTAACATTTGACAGGCaggaagaaatggaagcagcacagagagCGAATttaattcttcctctttcagaaTTTATTGACCCCAGCTTCCCTGCTCAGCCCAGCTCTGTAGGCCTGACTTTGCTGCTTGGCCAGCTCCCCGAGTGGCAGCAATATCAGAGCACAGCTTCCCACTGACAGAGCCAGGCTTAAATCGAGGAGCAGTTTGGGCTTCTGCGAGCCCCGGGGCTGGTTGTGTCTGGAGGCAATGGCTATACGCTCCAGCTGGCCTCGGTTCCTGAGGCTGCCCTCGGATGGAGTCTGAATTATGTCCGCAGCACATAGGTCTCATCATACGAAGAACGTTTACATTTGCTTTAAACTATTGGCTTAAGTGAACTGAAATAATATGTGAAATATATTATTGTTATTTcactgaatataatttttttagttCACTCAAATTACAGCGAACTGAAACACCTGCATGTTTGCCAGACTGGTGCCCAGTGCAGGTGGCATATGGGTATGCAGTAGTGTACTACAGATGCatgcagctggagaagcaggctggcaggaaaatatctttttcttctgctacatgttgctctttctttttatgaCGTGATTTGCAGTATCCTGGACTATGCTGCTCTTTCACACGGGTGCTCATCTTTGGGCTACAGTAATTTTCTCTGTAAGACTCTCCAAATGCACTTCTGAACCCACAACTTTTTCTAGCGATTATTAAGATCTGGCTCCGATAAATGGAAGCATTTAACTTCGGTCCTGGCacatatgtaaaaaaataaatcatctgtTCCTGTTAGAAATCAGTCAGTTCTGTGCAACGTTTGAAAATGGTAAGTTTTGATGTTTGCGGGGGGAGGGttctttaaattatattttacaaaTCACTGTCCCTCCTTTGAATTTCAAGAGAACCCGCTGTCATGCAAACTAGTAGAGAGTGTTAAATCAGTTGGAGtttggaaactggaaaagttCTACAGTGTGGCTTTTTAACAGCTGGAAATAGTTAAAAAATTCCAACTGTTCCACTGTAAGTAATGGCAGTTGCTGCAgttagatttttattaaaaatatatttaaatgagtAAAAGTAAAGACAAGTTTGCTGGTGATCTTTAGCAGTGATCTTCTTTATTCTTGatcttttatattattttactCTTAGAAGTATATGTAAAGCTCAgtttagggaaaaaacccaacaatctGCCAAGCATCTGGCACACTTCCTGCTGCATTACGCCCCTTGGAGTGCAAGGGAAAGCAATCCTCATTTAATTTgtacatttgaaaaatgcacGGAGGAATCGTGAAACTAATctaaaaagcaaacatctttTTCATTATAGAACACCCCAACGAGAGAATTTCCTTCTCAAGCTGCAATTCTTGATTTACTGTTACATGCATCTTTGATTTTTACATTGCATGGGTGAGCTTTAGCTCCTGCATCACCactttaataatttaatttttaatttttattttaacacgATACATTGACAAAGCTTGAAGCATCAGGAGAACAGAAGAGCACACACCGTGAGCACCAGCCACTGGGCACATAGTCTCCATCGCCAGTTCCAAGGTACGGTTTAGGTATTAATCCCCTTCCCCAAGCTGGATTCCAGGTTCAGAGCCTCAGAGGAGGCTGAAGCCTCCACGGAAATGGGGCTGTTTTAGTCAAAAGCCTTTCAAGCTCATGGGTTACGTGTCCCTGATGCGTGGCAGTCCGTTCAATGGTTGGGCCGTGTGAGTGTCTAATGTACAGGACAGCTTGTGTCTCTCTTCGCTCCCCAGATGTTCACAGAAGAGCCTCTTCCCTGCGCAGACGGGCTCCCGGTTAGGATCCACGTGTCTGCTGTGCTACCTTAAAGCGCATGGAGAGGACATCTGTTATCCCGGCCTCTATCTCGTCGTTGGCCTGCACAGACCCAACTCCTTTGGGAGATCCTGTCAGGAGCAAGTCCCCTTCCTCCAGGGTGAATATTTCACTGATGTAGCTGATCAGGTAAGGGATGGAGAAGATCATGGAGGAGGTGTTCCCTTCCTGCCTCAGCTCACCGTTCACTTTGAGCCAGATCTTCAGCTTGTGAGGGTCCGGGATCTTCTCCTTGGGCACGAAGTCACTGATGGGGCACGATGTGCGGAAACCCTTGGCCAAGGTCCAGGGCAGCCCCTTGGCTTTGCACTCCTGCTGGGTGTCCCTGGCCGTCATGTCCAGGCAGAGGGCATAGCCGGCCACGTGCTCCATGGCGGCCTGCTGGGACACGGCCCGGGCCCGcttccccagcaccaccccCAGCTCCACTTCGTGGTGCAGGTTGGCGCAGTAGTAGGGCCGCAGGATGGGCGAGCCCTCGCGCACGTAGGCCGAGGAAGGcttgaggaagaagaggggcTGGCGGGGCAGCGCGCTCCCCATCTCCTCGGCGTGCTCGGCGTAGTTGCGCCCCACGCAGACGATGTTCCTGCCCCACTCCCAGAAGCGGGACAGGggtttggaggaggaggaggccaTGGCCGCCGCGGGTCTCTCCCCCCGCGGACCGCGGGCGCCCTTGGAGCGTCCTTGCCGGGCCCGGAGCCGCGCCGCCGCCTCTGCCCCGGGCCGCTCAGCGCCGAGCCGCCGCTTCCTCCCCGGGTGCgccggccgggcagggccgggccgggcgggaggggagggggccgggcgggcgcagcgccgcccccgccgcacgccgtgccgggccgggccgcgccggccgctgcccgcctCCCCGGGGCCGGCCGCAGGGCGGGGAGCGGAGGTAaccgggccggggcagcgggcggggcGCGCCCACCATGCTCggcgggggctggcggggccTCGGTGCGGCCCTGGTAGCTGGGGCCTTGTGCCGAGCCGGTACgtggggcgggcggcggggtgCGCCCGGTGGGGCCCGCGGGGCTGGGCCGCGTCcccgggcagcgcgggggcTGTCCCCCTTGCAGCGGGCCCGGGGGCTGGGCAGCGACACCGCAGCCGGTGCCGAACCGGGGGGGCCGGGCGATGCCCCGCACCGTGCGGCTGGGACCGGGGAGGGGGCCCGGCGCCGGGGTccgccggcgggcagcggctcTGACGGGGGTTTTCTCTCCGCGTCTCCCAGCTGCGCCCCGGTGTTGCCGCTGCCTGGCAGCCCGGGCCGGCCGGTGCCTGCGCGGCTGGAGCTGGCGCTGCCGGGGGGTGACCCGCCGGCGGTCCCGCAGCGCTCTGGCGGTGGCCTGGCGCTTCGGCCGCGTCTGGCGGGCGGCAGGTTGCACTGGCAGTGTAAATAGAACCAACCTATGAACCAAAACTGTCGAAGCTCTGCGTTTGCGTTTCGGGCCTAAATTCTGAAAGCATCTCCTTGAACCAGAGCTtgggctgcagcttcccagcggCTCCGGGGAGCCTTGCTAGGGGCCTGCTGTATTGCTCCACTTCCAAGAGCTGGCCTTAATAAGTGAGACCCATCGGAGCTAACCCCCAGGCTTGGAAACCCTGATGCCACCGTGGGAGAGAGGAATCCAGCCGCTCCCGGGGTGCGGGGTGGGTGCTGCACCTtccagcaggctgtgctgggtgggtgggtgggtgcagcGTGTGCCGGGAGGGGCGAGTCCGAGTGGGAGCTGCCCTGGCTTCTGGAGCGGCTCGCTGGGTGTTGTGTAGAGCTGCACACTTGCTGGGTATCCAAAAAATATCTGTGGGCAGAGTATGTGAAAAGGGAGCGTGTTGGTTCTTCTTCTGAGGCAGCGCAGGGATGTTCATCTGGGTGTGGGCGTGCAGCTGTTTTTGAGTGACAGCCATTTTTGAAATAGGAATTTTCCACTCTTTTCTCTAATAAAGAGAGTAAACCAAAACGCTATGGAGAAAATGTACGAAGCACCCCTTTTCTGAGGCACCCTACTTCTTTGCACTGTGCTGCCGCCTGCTTGCTTTTGGTCTCCGGCATGTATGCATTGATGTGATAACATTAACGCTTCCCATCTGCAAACCCTTTCCTCTTGGTGGCTCAAGCTGCACTACCGAACTGTTCCAGAAAGCTGGGGTGTGGGATTCAAAGGCTGCGGGCGTTCTGCTGTCCCCAGTCCTCCCTGCTTCAGGCATGAAGTCAGGAGGAATGTGTTACAAAACTGAGCGAAAATGAAGGCATTGGGTATTAATTTTGGAGCAGACCTGCACGTGTTACAGCGATCCTGAAACGACCTGCGTTAGTCTGGGCTAGGGCAGGGGTTACGTCTCGCTGGGGGAGCTTGCTTGGGTAGAGCAGGGTCTGAGAATGGGCCCTTCTGGTGGGAGCAGCACGGGGTGCGCAGGGAGCGCCCCAGCTCCGCTCGGGCGggcaggctgggaaggtgcagctcagctgcaggtGGGAGCTCAGAATTAGTTTCATACTCTGTGGATGTTTTCTCATTCCTTTGTTTAAATTACAgtttagaaaacatttccttatGTGGCGtagcttgtttgtttgtttttgcaagAATTGTGAATTAAACTTGCAAAGAGATTTTGGGATCATGGCCAAGGTTAGAAACGGCTCataggaagaaaacattttaaatatgtaaataattccTTTGACTTGAAGTTAAGGTTGTGgagttttgttgggtttggtaTTTTCTTCCCCGCCCCCAGCTGGTGTCTAGCACGCAAACAAACGCGCAGCATATATAGGTCTTGTGACTGAGAGCATCCAAACTTCATGTTAGGGAgcagttaaattttttttttttttcctgtcaaagaATGGTAcgtgttggtttgttgtttgttttttttttattattcttttttttttgaaaggactCTTCTGCTCCAGTGGAACACTCAGCAGGTATGGATGCTTTTCTCAATACTATGCCCTTTCGCTGTCAAATACCCAAACGGTGCATGGCTACACTGTCATTCCTTGGGATTTTCTTTGCAGCactgtgtttaattttattacCATCTCCCCTCCTTACCTCATAAGCAAGCGAGCTGGTGGAAGTAGGAGGGAAGAAGTTCTAGGCAGGACAGTTGTACCAGAGGTGCCTGACTGCCTCGGCTGCCCTGGGCCGGGCACCTGTCAGAGCTGGGAGCTCGGTTTTGCAGCCCTGTTGGCCCCGTGGCTCTGTGGTGCTGCAGGGGGGCAGTCTGTGTCTGCTCTGCGGGGCCTCTGCTCCCCAAAGCAGGCTCTTATCGGGGATGGGCAGGACTGAGCTGTTTTGGGAGAGTGGGGCCGGTTGATTAGGAGCGTGGTGACCCCTCCCTTTGGCACCCAGCGTTGTGTTGCGAGCCTGAGGGAGAGACTCAGTAGCACAACATGGAACAGTGGCTGAGCCAGCACAATTCAGACCAGCACCGTCGCCTTCAGTGGTGTGCATGGACCTTGGGCTTTGAGATAACTGATGTCTGAGTTGCAGAGACCGATGCCTCTGTCCCTGTATGCGTATGAACCCAGGCCTGAGTTGCAGGGATGCAGCAATGGCAGACCttgtcctctttctttcccttcctttttttgtggCAGAGCCTCTAAGGGCTTGGTTGTTTCTTTAAGAACTGGGTATCTGTGAGTTGAACAGTGGACCCCAGGTTATTCGCATCTGCCCTTAAATTTGTTTCTTGGGTCTGATTAAACATTTAACTAAGAGCAAATAGGGAAGCGCTGCTGTTGCATCAAGATAGCCCATGAGCAAAAAACCTGCCTGCAGTGCATGCCTGGTGCCAGGCCAGGAGGGGAGCCTTGCCTGCCATGCCAAGAGCCTGTCTGCTctccctgtgctgtgcaggatGTTATTTCCCTGCGTAGTGAACCAGGTATTTCTGTTGTAGCAGCAcgtgtatttctgtatttctcctttccaccccaccccccatgcttttttgtcttttggctGTAACATGGCCttttgtggttggttgttttttgggtttttttgcaaagtcaCTGTCCCAGGCTGACCTTTGTCCTGTTGTTCCCTCTCcattctgttttcctgccttttgaAATCTCTTCAGTCGAGGTAGAGTGCTTTCCCTGCATGAGCACAGCTCTGGGAGCAAAGCGTCCCGTCCTTTGGTGCAGCTGTGGGGCACCAGGTGACACAGCCAGGCACTAAGGGTTTGTCTTGTGGTggcctctctccttttcctcgGAAGGAGGCAGGTTGGGCTGTCCATACCTTTCCTTCTCTGGGGCTGTGAGCTGGGGCACGTGCTGTGCTCGGTCCCACTTGTTCCCTCCCTGGGCTAACCTGAGATTTGACTATTCTGGGGTCCCCAGGTCCAGCGCAGCTACGAGCTGTCTTCCTGCACACGGAGCACGAGCGGAGGAAGTCGAAGACGGTCACACAAGCCAACATGAAGGTGGAATTACTCCCAGCCCTCACAGACAACTACATGTACCTGCTCATTGATGAAGAAACGAAGGAGGCTGCAATAGTTGATCCCGTGCAGCCCCAGAAGGTAACGCTGTCTGCTGCCCTTGGGGGCAGGGTGCTCACCGCTGTGGGTCTGGGACGTTCTTCCAGGTTGCCACATCCATGGGAGCGTTAGTCACACGCTGACTCAGGCGTGGGGGAAGGTAGGAAATGCTGGCCATGCATAGGTGCGGCCAGGGCTTCAAAGGCAGTCTGCTTCTGGGCTTAGGCAGCTTGTTGCTGACCTGATTTTGAGTTTTGTCCATTGTTTGATGTAGtgcagaaaagagggaaagggacCGAGGGCCTAGTCATGGCCAGATGGATCAGAGACCTCATACCCTGATCTGTAACTACGACCTGGAGAGGGACGAGCTCTCTGCAGAAGTGCTGGTGTGCCGCTCTCAGACCTTGCAGCAGTTGTGTCCAGGTTATACTGGGCACCAGGTGTGCTGTTAAATCATTTCTTTTGAGTTGTCGTGCtcttgctgtgcctgcaggtTTTGGATGCAGTCAAAAAGCATGGTGTGAAGCTGACCACCGTCCTGACCACACATCATCACTGGTAACTATCTGCTGTAGTAGGAtcccttttccctctgcatAAACAGAAGCTGTCAAGAACTGTTCATTTTCTGGGTCAGGTTGGTCTTCTCTGAGCAGGAGCGCAGGTGTGAGGAGCAGGATCAGAGCTCAGGAAGCATTCCCTTGGCTCCCTGTGGCCAGATGCATTGTCTAGACTGCAAGCTCTGTGTGTCGGTGCCTTTAACCTTTAAAATGCTGACTTACTCCAGGTGGCCAGTGATATGTGTGTGCAGGTAGCTGTGGAGTGTGGCAGGGAGCACACTCACACTGAGGTGCTAGGACATGTCTGTAAGGCATGCTGCTCACGGTCAGCACTTTTGGGAGGATTACCTGTGTTGCGGATTAACCCTGCCAGGCACGTAAAGGTGAATGTTTTGCTTTagcagctgtgcagtgctgaaCCTGAGTAACCCCTCCTTTGCATCGCAGTGGAGCCACCTCCACAGCTGGGAAGCCAGCCCTGATCTGGCAGGACCAGCACCACCAGTGAACGCTGTTTGGACCTCTGTATGCCTGCTCCATGGTGTCTTACGGGACACTGGATTATACGTACCCTAGTTATTCCAGTTGCTTCTTGCCCTAGTTACTGGAGAGTTGACTGTGAGCCCCTAAGGCTCCTGTTTCCCAACTAGGTATGAACTTGCAGGGGTTTGTTTCCCTCCCTCACAGCCCTAGTTACTGGAAAAATGATCTCCACTTACGTTGATGTGACATATCCTTTGCTGTGAGGACAGTGTTAGATACTGTGAGAATAACTGATTAGGAATGATCACCTGGGGGTTACTGTTGCAATGTAAGTAACAATAACTTTGTCCTCCACCCTGCACAAATCCATTTTTCTGACCTTCCAGGGACCATGCTGGAGGAAATGAGAAGCTCGTAAAGATGGAGACGGGGTTGCGTGTGTATGGGGGAGACAGCAGAGTAGGAGCACTGACGCAGAAAGTGTCTCACCTTACATCGCTCAAGGTAAAGAGAGTGAGCTGCAGGACTCGGCTGGGGGCATCTCCTGAGTGCGTCACAGCTTTAGGGCTGGACCGGCGTGGTCCAACTTGAGTTAACATTGTCGTCACAGCTCTTTTACCTTGTAACATCTCTTGGATGTAGTTGGTACTTAAGTacagcttttgcctttttcctgccCTGTGAACTGTGACTCCTCTGTCTTGTTTTGGCCAGTGATACCTCCTCACTGATGAGAACATTGGCGTGGCTCAGGCACCTGCATTGCCAGGGGTGTGCTGGGTGTCCGTGTGCTCCTTGACGGCTGTCTTAACTGGTGTGAAAGGACAGGGCTTGTGCTCTGCTTGGAGCGTGGTTAGCGCTGAGCGAGTGGAAGTGGTCCTCTCTGAACAACGGCGGGAGTACAGGGGGAAGAGCAGTGCTAGCTGCCTGCATTACTTTTCTGGTGCTAAAGCAGCGAACCTTGTTGGAACCTAGCTGTTTGTGTACTGACGAGCTGTCAGATGACATAAACTGCTGTGAAATGTGCAGGCTGGCGTGAACATCGCTGCTAGTCTTGCCATGCACCTTTGCGGGGGGCAGCAGCAAAGAGGGGAGCATGAAATACACG
Coding sequences:
- the FAHD1 gene encoding acylpyruvase FAHD1, mitochondrial, whose protein sequence is MASSSSKPLSRFWEWGRNIVCVGRNYAEHAEEMGSALPRQPLFFLKPSSAYVREGSPILRPYYCANLHHEVELGVVLGKRARAVSQQAAMEHVAGYALCLDMTARDTQQECKAKGLPWTLAKGFRTSCPISDFVPKEKIPDPHKLKIWLKVNGELRQEGNTSSMIFSIPYLISYISEIFTLEEGDLLLTGSPKGVGSVQANDEIEAGITDVLSMRFKVAQQTRGS